The region GGccgtatttttgtttttttgtaaccCCAACTACGTTTCCATGTCTGTAGACGtcaacagaaaaaagcaaaaaagcaaaagaaaaatgacgaTAACAAGAAAAACGATGAAACGATCGTTCATGAGGTCAGTAAATTAcctattcaataaaatttatttgctgGACAATTTCAACGATTCTCTCAAATGTGCACCATcgctgagattgtccagcaagtatgaagatcatttcttcaattcatctctCAGCCACATTTCTGTCCCTCATCATTCCTCTCACGGAAACACATGAGTCCAGCAGATTGACTTGATCACATctgagtggcttcatagctcgaTTGGTAAACTCACTGCACTGGCCCCGCAAAGGTCATGGATTCGAATCCTGTCGAAGACACCTGAAATTTCTCGGGTGCACATTTGAGATAATCGCTGAGATTATCCACCAAGTGTGAGGGTCATTCATTCATCCTTTGTTAACTGCTCGAATTAAATCTTGAAAATGTCTTTTGATGGAGTTGTCTTGTCACCAGACGCCAATCCGTTCGAATCTCTCAGCAAACGAACTCCTTCCTGGATCACGCCTACTTTTCCTCTATATTACTCagcttttttctcttctttagGTGGTTGACAAGCGTGAAAAAGAATTATCAGAGTGAGTGTCACCTCCGCAAAAAATATAATAGTTGTCTGTGCCACGAAATAATCTGCCAATCAACTTGAAGCATTTTTAAGTGAGATTCTCCAATAGCTAATTATTCAACTTTAATGATTCGAATTAATTGATAGCTAAATGTAGCaaattattgctttgtttATCGGTAGATGTGCTAAACATTTGGTCGACAAGACAATCGATGAAAGTTTGGAAAAGGTAAACTGATTGTTTTGGAGTTAAATTTAATTGAGTCAATCTTTAGTCTCATTATAGACACTTTTTGGTGTGCTCGAAGGAAGGAGAATATTCTTCTAATTTTGTGGGTGTCCTTATCCTGCACAGCTATGTAGCTGAATGTTTCGTGAAAATTTGGTTGGCAACATTTGCTTACCTTCAAGTCGAAGAAAAAGTGCCATATTtaacacaaatttgcattaCATTAACCAGCTTAAAAATATCGACAATCCGGTTTTGGTAAAGCTTTTCTTCACATGCCGATAAGCGATTCAAGGACTGGCTAATGTAAAAGAGACTAGTTTTGGAAGTAaaatatcttttgttttcaacacaCTTCTAACATGTTAATGGTGTGCGACTCCTGGTCAATACTTAGAAGTATTTCTACACGAAGAGAACGCATGCCTAACCAGGCAATAAGGGTAAATATAAAGAGAGAACTCACTAACACCTGCGCATAACGATAATATGATCCAAATATCCATGTTGTGTTTCTATATAAAagcttttatttgaaaattttaccaGAATACTTCCGATTTCGTAAACTccccaagaaaaacaataaagaaaaaagtattcaACAGCAAACAATCAGAGACAAGTAAACCAGCAGAGCACAAAGAAAGTCGTAAAAAGACTGTCGAGCCCTCGACAAAATCTCAAGTCGTagataaaatggaaaatacGAAAGATCAAGAACCAACCCCAGATACAAAAGAGAGAGAAGGCGTTAGAGAAAACAAGGCTGTTGAGACCACCACATCAACTCCAGTCGATAATGACATGGAAAGTACAACATATCAAGTACCCAGTTCAGTGGGAACTGAACCAGAATGTCTCAACGAGATCAAGACTGTCGAGACCGTCACATCAGCTCAAGTTCAGGCCCAAATGGAGACTACAAGTGATGATGTACGAGATGCTGTCGAAGCTGAACAAGAATGTCTCAACGAGATCGAGACTGTCGAGCCCATCACATCAGCTCCAGTTCAGGACGAAATGGAGAGTAAGAATGATCAAGTCCAAGATCCTGGCGAACATGAACCAGAATGTCTCAACAAGATCGAGACTGTTAAGTCCATCACATCAGCTCTAGTTCAGGGTCACATGGAGAGTACGAGTGATCAAGTACCAAATCCTATGGACATTAAACCAGAATGTCTCAACGAGATCGAGAATGTCCAGCCCGTGACATCAGCTCCAGTTCAGGGCGAAATGGAGAGTACAAGTGATCAGGTTCGAGAGGCTGCGGAAGCTGATCCAGAATGTCTCAACGAGATCGAGACTGTCCAGCCCGTCACATCAGCTCCAGTTCAGGACGAAATGGAGAGTACAAGTGATCAAGTCCGTGCTCCTGAAGAAGCTAAACCAGAGTGTCTCAACGAGATCGACACAGCGGAGTCCATCACATCAGCTCCAGTTCAGAATAAAATGGAGAGTACGAGTGATCAAGTACGAGTTGCTGTGGAAGCTGAACCAGAATGTCTCAACAAGATCCAGACTATCGAGCCCATCACACCAGCTCCAGTTCAGGACGAAGTGGTGATTACAAGTGATCCAGTACAAGATGATGTGGAAGCTGAAACATGTCTCAACGAGATCGAGACTGTCCAGCCCGTCACATCAGCTCCAGTTCAGGACGAAATGGAGAGTACAGGTGATCAAGTCCAAAATCCTGAACAACTTGAACCAGAATTTCTCAACGAGATCGAGACGGTTGAGTCCATCACACCAGCTCCAGTTCAGGATAAAATGGAGAGTACGAGTGATCAAGTACGAAATGCTGTGAAAGCTGACAGAGAATGTCTCAACGAGATGGAGACTGTCGAGCCCATCACATCAGCTCTAGTTCGGGGTGAACTGGAGAGTACGAGTGATCAAGTACCACATCCTGAAGACGCTGAAAAAGAATGTCTCAACGAGATCGAGACTCTTGAGTCCATCACATTAGCTCCAGTTCGGGAGGAAAAGGAGAGTACAAGTGATCAAATACCATATCTTGAAGACCCTGAACCAGAATGTCTCAACGAGATCGAGACTGACGATCCCGTCACATCAGCTCCAGTTCAGGACGAAATGGAGAGTACAAGTGATCAACTCCAAAATCCTGAAAAACCTGAACCAGAGTGTCTCAACGAGATCGAGATGGTTGAGTCCATCACATCAGCTCCAGTTCAGAATAAAATGGAGAGTACGAGTGATCAAGTACGAGTTGCTGTGGAAGCTGAACCAGAATGTCTCAACAAGATCCATACTATCGAGCCCATCACACCAGCTCCAGTTCAGGACGAAATCGTGATTACAAGTGATCCGGTACAAGATGATGTGGAAGCTGAAACATGTCTCAACGAGATCGAGAATGTCCAGCCCGCCACATCAGCTCCAGTTCAGGACGAAATGGAGAGTACAGGTGATCAAGTCCAAAATCCTGAACAAGCTGAACCAGAATTTCTCAACGAGATCGAGAAGGTTCAGTCCACCACATCAGCTCCAGTTCAGGATAAAATGGAGAGTACGAGTGATCAAGTACGAAATGCTGTAAAAGCTGAAACAGAATGTCTCAACGAGATCGAGACTGTCGAGCCCTTCACATCAGCTCCAGTTCAAGACGAAATGAAGAGTACAAGTGATCAAATACCAGATCTTGAAGACCCTGAACCAGAATCTCTCAACGAGATCGAGACTGTCGAGCCCGTCACATCAGCTCCAGTTCAAGACGAAATGGAGAGTACAAGTGATCAAGTCCGTGCTCCTGAAGAAGCTAAACCAGAGTGTCTCAACGAGATCGACACGGCGGAGTCCATCACATCAGCTCCAGTTCAGAATAAAATGGAGAGTACGAGTGATCAAGTACGAGTTGCTGTGGAAGCTGAACCAGAATGTCTTAACGAGATCCAGACTATCGAGCCCATCACACCAGCTCCAGTTCAGGACGAAATGGTGATTACAAGTGATCCGGGACAAGATGATGTGGAAGCTGAAACATGTCTCAACGAGATCGAGACTGTCCAGCCCGTCACATCAGCTCCAGTTCAGGACGAAATGGAGAGTACAGGTGATCAAGTCCAAAATCCTGAACAACTTGAACCAGAATTTCTCAACGAGATCGAGACGGTTGAGTCCATCACACCAGCTCCAGTTCAGGATAAAATGGAGAGTACGAGTGATCAAGTACGAAATGCTGTGAAAGCTGACAGAGAATGTCTCAACGAGATGGAGACTGTCGAGCCCATCACATCACCTCTAGTTCGGGGTGAACTGGAGAGTACGAGTGATCAAGTACCACATCCTGAAGACGCTGAAAAAGAATGTCTCAACGAGATTGAGACTGTTGAGTCCATCACATTAGCTCCAGTTCGGGATGAAATGGAGAGTACAAGTGATCAAATACCAGATCTTGAAGACCCTGAACCAGAATGTCTGAACGAGATCGAGACTGTCGAGCCCGTCACATCAGCTCCAGTTCAGGACAAAATGGAGACTACAAGTGAGCAAGTCCAAAATCCTGAAGAAGCTGAACCAGAGTGTCTGAACGAGATCGACACGGCGGAGTCCATCACATCAGCTCCAGTTCAGAATAAAATGGAGAGTACGAGTGATCAAGTACGAGTTGCTGTGGAAGCTGAACCAGAATGTCTTAACGAGATCCAGACTATCGAGCCCATCACACCAGCTCCAGTTCAGGACGAAATGGTGATTACAAGTGATCCGGTACAAGATGATGTGGAAGTTGAAACATGTCTCAACGAGATCGAGACTGTCCAGCCCGTCACATCAGCTCCAGTTCAGGACGAAATGGAGAGTACAGGTGATCAAGTCCAAAATCCTGAACAAGCTGAACCAGAATTTCTCAACGAGATCGAGAAGGTTCAGTCCATCACATCAGCTCCAGTTCAGGATAAAATGGACAGTACGAGTGATCAAGTACGAAATGCTGTGAAAGCTGAAACAGAATGTCTCAACGAGATCGAGACTGTCCAGCCCATCACATCAGCTCTAGTTCGGGGTGAACTGGAGAGTACGAGTGATCAAGTACCACATCCTGAAGACGCTGAAAAAGAATGTCTCAACGAGATCGAGACTCTTGAGTCCATCATATTAGCTCCAGTTCGGGAGGAAAAGGAGAGTACAAGTGATCAAATACCAGATCTTGAAGACCCTGAACCAGAATGTCTCAACGAGATCGAGACTGACGATCCCGTCACATCAGCTCCAGTTCAGGACGAAATGGAGAGTACAAGTGATCAACTCCAAAATCCTGAAAAACCTGAACCAGAGTGTCTCAACGAGATCGAGATGGTGGAGTCCATCACATCAGCTCCAGTTCAGGATAAAATGGAGAGTATGAGTGATCAAGTACGAAATGGTGTTAAAGCTGAACCAGAATGTCTCAACGAGATCCAGACTGTCGAGCCCATAACATCAGCTCCTTTTCAGGACGAAATGGAGATTATAAGTGATCCGGTACGAGAGGCTGTGGAAGCTGAACCAGAATGTCTCAACGAGATCGAGACTGTCCAGCCCATCACATCAGCTCCAGTTCAGGACGAAATGGAGAGTACAAGTGATCAAGTACGAGATGCTGAGGAAGCTGAACCAGAATGTCTCAACGAGATCGAGACTGTCCAGCCCATCACATCAGCTCTAGTTCGGGGTGAAATGAAAAGTACGAGTGATCAGGTACCAAATCCTATGGAATCTGAACCAGAATGTCTCAACGAGATCGAGAATATCCTGCCCGTCACATCAGCTCCAGTTCAGGACGAAATGGAGAGTACAAGTGATCAAGTACGAGATGCTGTGGAAGTTGAACCAGAATATCTCAACGAGATCGAGACTGTCCAGCCCATCACATCCGCTCCAGTTCAGGACGAAATGGAGAGTACAAGTGATCAAGTACGAGATGCCGAGGAAGCTGAACCAGAATGTCTCAACGAGATCGAGACTGTCCAGCCCATCACATCAGCTCTAGTTCGGGGTGAAATGGAAACTAGGAGTGATCAGGTACCAAATCCTATGGAAGCTGAACCAGAATGTCTTAACGAGATCGAGACTGTCGAGCCCATCACATCAGCTCCCGTTCAGGATGAAACGGAGCGTCCGAGTGATCAAGTACCAAATCCTGTGAAAACTGAACCAGAATGTCTCAACGAGGTAGAGACTGTCAAGCCCACTACATCACCTGCAGTTCAGGATGAAATGGAAAGCACAGGAGATCAAATACCATGTTCTgttcaaactttgaaaaattgtcCCCGCTCAACGTCAGCGCCGGTCTTGGATGAAATGCGAAATTATAAAGCAGACGATGATAACAGTGTTTCAGACAATGCAAACGACATAGCTGAACTTAAAGAACAGATAAAAGTCCTGCAAGAACAATTATGTCAGGttcgtgtttttctttttcctttttcatttggATCAAACCAAGTGGTAACATGGAAAACGCTTTGGTATTAAGACCGCATGAAAATCCTTTTCTTGGCTTTTGGTTGGTTTGAACAATTAATTTAACAACTTCGTCTTTGGATTAAAGGAGAAGTTAATTGAAGTTAATTAATTGTTGTTTATAATGAACGAAAGGGTATTCATTGGAACTCATTTTCTATGCTTGTTGCCTTGTGTTTCGCAAGTCTTCGATAGTCTCAAATAGTCGAGGATCATGGCGCATTAAGCGCGTGAATTGTGATTTTCGTTGATATTAGAAATCTTCAAGGACTGATTACATAGATTTTTCCAACTTTAGAGAGACTTGGTcataaagaaacaaagaaagagtCTCCAGAAAGTGACTGGAGCGTCGGGCGATAATCAGAGCCAGCAATATCAAAAGGATGCTCACAAATGTGAAGAAACccagaaaactgaaaatggcGATAAAGGTGAGTTTGCAGATTTCATATTACTAAAGAACTGAAAACGAGAATTGAACCAATTCTAGCCAATTGCAGAATAGGGAGGactgaaaatgtaaaattgcCATTAAGATAAACAATCTTGCTCTTTCCTGCGACGACTATTTGTATACAGTAATTAACTTTCAGCTGTTCATAAAGCATGTTGTTATTTACAAGCTTTGGATCCGCAGGCGTGACCAAGTTTAGCTGCGCATTGCTTTTATCTAAGCAGTTAAATAGCGAAGATaatagaaatatttcaagactctTCTCTATTTGTCGTTCTaatatctttcatttttaggaCCGTTTATTACAGAAGAAATAGACGAGCTTCCCGCCAGCAACAATGCACAGTCATCGTCGGGGCCAAGCACAGTTCGCaaagtttttcaatttgttcGTCACGTTGGATTTTACGTGGGATATACCATTGTAAAATATAATCTTATATCCCCCATGTAATATTATATTTTCTCAgatttattctttttcttcttctttttatatttttgaaatttaatatttaaatgcatatatttttaaaagagTACTTTCTCGTCAACTCAGTGGTTGGCCCTTGCATGCAATGACTTTTTCATAACATTGAGAACCCACTTCGCTTATAAAACCTTaaattgattttccttttacGTATTTCTGACAGTATTAAACCATTAAAGAGGGAACTTGAGCAGTTACAtggaaagctgaaaaaaagcCAGGCTTGGACAGGACTCTAACCCTTGGTCAtgcaatagaccttttcagcttgtacattttgttttcccatttcagaccacgtgatgccctcatgggaattttccttttgttttttcattagttatgcgtaaatttgcacgtgcataagacgacatttgaaagaaactattccctcgagtagcatcacgtggtctgaaatgggaaaacaaaatgtacaagctgaaaaggtctattgcaTTGCACTCTGCTCCACCATTGAGCTATCAAGCCATCCGGGAGCTGCTCAATTTTGAGCTCGTGTTGCATCTTCTCGGAGAAATATGAATTGTCATTTATTTGACCTTTCATATACTCTCTGTCCTATTTACATCTCTTATGGGCAACTCAAAACGAACTCGGAATTGGCCACCCTGCACCGGGAAGGCTTTGTCGCTCAGTGGCAGCGCAGAGTTCAGTGCAATTGCACGGTTCTGAGTTTGAGTTCTGTTCAAgactgtttctttttcagttttctctgcAACTGCTTTAGTTGTTTCCTTGACTGCCATGATCATTCGAACATCATTTTGCAACCTTTCCTTAGTGGACgaatttttaagttttattaCCAAAAGTTGTCTTTGTTAAAAGGAGTAATTCATCGACTTAGTTTAGGAATCGTTTGTATCGAACAATTAtgcactaattttttttttataagcaAGTGGgttctttatatttttattccgTTAAAATCATTCAAATCTTAATTAGATGTGAAATTTTGGACTCGTACTGAAGGTATACCGCAGTTTTGAACTCCTTGTTAATACACAAGGATAGAGCCTGCAAAAGCATGAGTTGTTTTCGATGACCGTAAATAGAGTTTACCATTCAGGAAGAATTAGGTTTCAAATTATGTAATATGAAGATGAGTTTGTAAAGCAAATACAAACAATACCAACGTGAATAGCGTCTGATGCGGATTCGTGAAGGGAAATATAGTTTGAAAAGTAAACGGGGATTAAGCAATCAGGAATGATCTTTAATTCGAAAGGTGCTATGCTATGTATTCAGAACGAAAGTTTGTAAAAGGGTAATGAATGTTTGTGAAAGGGTAGTTTATTTAGCCAATGAATGGGAGAAAAATTAAACGGGGACGCGAGAGGCGTTCGATGAACGGTGACTGGAATGAGAAGGAAGATGATAATTTTTACGCGGGTACCGTAGGATGTCAAAGAATGTTTGTAAAAGGTAGTTCAATATTAAAGCCAAGGAAGGGAACATTACGGGGACGCGAGTGGCGTTCGATGAAAGGTTCAGGAAAGGGGCAAAAGTGAAAGACTAGgtagaacattaaaaaaaacatgaaatgcTAGTTAAAAGTCATGATGATTCAACAATAAGTATGATCGTGTGATTGATGTA is a window of Acropora palmata chromosome 4, jaAcrPala1.3, whole genome shotgun sequence DNA encoding:
- the LOC141880166 gene encoding uncharacterized protein LOC141880166 gives rise to the protein MEAELLNMHHRNVIFLRSLNESQYDGKVIAGEEALNKLEKFLAHRRQQKKAKKQKKNDDNKKNDETIVHEVVDKREKELSECAKHLVDKTIDESLEKNTSDFVNSPRKTIKKKVFNSKQSETSKPAEHKESRKKTVEPSTKSQVVDKMENTKDQEPTPDTKEREGVRENKAVETTTSTPVDNDMESTTYQVPSSVGTEPECLNEIKTVETVTSAQVQAQMETTSDDVRDAVEAEQECLNEIETVEPITSAPVQDEMESKNDQVQDPGEHEPECLNKIETVKSITSALVQGHMESTSDQVPNPMDIKPECLNEIENVQPVTSAPVQGEMESTSDQVREAAEADPECLNEIETVQPVTSAPVQDEMESTSDQVRAPEEAKPECLNEIDTAESITSAPVQNKMESTSDQVRVAVEAEPECLNKIQTIEPITPAPVQDEVVITSDPVQDDVEAETCLNEIETVQPVTSAPVQDEMESTGDQVQNPEQLEPEFLNEIETVESITPAPVQDKMESTSDQVRNAVKADRECLNEMETVEPITSALVRGELESTSDQVPHPEDAEKECLNEIETLESITLAPVREEKESTSDQIPYLEDPEPECLNEIETDDPVTSAPVQDEMESTSDQLQNPEKPEPECLNEIEMVESITSAPVQNKMESTSDQVRVAVEAEPECLNKIHTIEPITPAPVQDEIVITSDPVQDDVEAETCLNEIENVQPATSAPVQDEMESTGDQVQNPEQAEPEFLNEIEKVQSTTSAPVQDKMESTSDQVRNAVKAETECLNEIETVEPFTSAPVQDEMKSTSDQIPDLEDPEPESLNEIETVEPVTSAPVQDEMESTSDQVRAPEEAKPECLNEIDTAESITSAPVQNKMESTSDQVRVAVEAEPECLNEIQTIEPITPAPVQDEMVITSDPGQDDVEAETCLNEIETVQPVTSAPVQDEMESTGDQVQNPEQLEPEFLNEIETVESITPAPVQDKMESTSDQVRNAVKADRECLNEMETVEPITSPLVRGELESTSDQVPHPEDAEKECLNEIETVESITLAPVRDEMESTSDQIPDLEDPEPECLNEIETVEPVTSAPVQDKMETTSEQVQNPEEAEPECLNEIDTAESITSAPVQNKMESTSDQVRVAVEAEPECLNEIQTIEPITPAPVQDEMVITSDPVQDDVEVETCLNEIETVQPVTSAPVQDEMESTGDQVQNPEQAEPEFLNEIEKVQSITSAPVQDKMDSTSDQVRNAVKAETECLNEIETVQPITSALVRGELESTSDQVPHPEDAEKECLNEIETLESIILAPVREEKESTSDQIPDLEDPEPECLNEIETDDPVTSAPVQDEMESTSDQLQNPEKPEPECLNEIEMVESITSAPVQDKMESMSDQVRNGVKAEPECLNEIQTVEPITSAPFQDEMEIISDPVREAVEAEPECLNEIETVQPITSAPVQDEMESTSDQVRDAEEAEPECLNEIETVQPITSALVRGEMKSTSDQVPNPMESEPECLNEIENILPVTSAPVQDEMESTSDQVRDAVEVEPEYLNEIETVQPITSAPVQDEMESTSDQVRDAEEAEPECLNEIETVQPITSALVRGEMETRSDQVPNPMEAEPECLNEIETVEPITSAPVQDETERPSDQVPNPVKTEPECLNEVETVKPTTSPAVQDEMESTGDQIPCSVQTLKNCPRSTSAPVLDEMRNYKADDDNSVSDNANDIAELKEQIKVLQEQLCQRDLVIKKQRKSLQKVTGASGDNQSQQYQKDAHKCEETQKTENGDKGPFITEEIDELPASNNAQSSSGPSTVRKVFQFVRHVGFYVGYTIVKYNLISPM